The Geothrix sp. genome has a window encoding:
- a CDS encoding trypsin-like peptidase domain-containing protein, with protein sequence MNRQVKQVLGLSAFAAGCMALGMGLSHGWQASAQEERPVVVDAKGLDRLPPIAEVAEKLNPTVVAITNTSFVKNRQFQHPQVGGQDFFDFFFGPGGPQQRRTPRGGEDEQRAVSGGSGVIISPAGEILTNYHVIASMGGGDNALEVKTSDGKSYKATVLGKDKELDIALIKIDAAHLPFAKLGESDSLRIGEWVVAIGNPFGLEHTVTQGIISAKGRKLDTGVSSFLQTDAAINRGNSGGPLLNLKGEVVGINTAINPAGQNIGFAVPISQVNRIIKELRSGKPVSRGYLGIGPLELDQAYQDALGVKAGVVVSTVEKGQAADKAGVQRLDVITALDGQPVRSPEDLVTMVSSRRAGETLKLTLWRDGKSLTVTATLGDRKALEDQRRREAGEEPEDEQGPKPQGDLKSINLEKAYGFTVEPLDVKNRLKGVVVTSVDPRSPAADRGLAQGMVITEVGRQPVNSLAEFNAQVKKALGRTLLLYIQSPNGAQKVTLAIPPR encoded by the coding sequence ATGAATCGTCAGGTGAAGCAGGTTCTGGGTTTGTCGGCATTTGCGGCCGGGTGCATGGCCCTGGGGATGGGGCTCAGCCATGGATGGCAGGCCTCGGCCCAGGAAGAGCGGCCGGTGGTGGTCGACGCGAAGGGGCTGGACCGTCTGCCGCCCATCGCGGAGGTTGCCGAGAAGCTGAATCCCACGGTGGTGGCCATCACCAACACCAGCTTCGTGAAAAACCGCCAGTTTCAGCACCCCCAGGTGGGCGGCCAGGATTTCTTCGACTTCTTCTTCGGCCCCGGCGGACCCCAGCAGCGGCGCACGCCCCGGGGCGGGGAGGATGAGCAGCGGGCCGTGTCTGGCGGCTCGGGCGTCATCATCTCGCCCGCCGGCGAGATCCTCACGAACTACCATGTCATCGCCAGCATGGGGGGCGGCGACAACGCCCTGGAAGTGAAGACCAGCGACGGGAAGAGCTACAAGGCCACCGTGCTGGGCAAGGACAAGGAACTGGACATCGCGCTCATCAAGATCGACGCGGCGCACCTGCCCTTCGCCAAGCTGGGCGAAAGCGATTCGCTGCGCATCGGCGAGTGGGTGGTGGCCATCGGCAACCCCTTCGGCCTCGAGCACACCGTCACCCAGGGCATCATCAGCGCCAAGGGCCGCAAGCTCGATACCGGCGTCAGCTCCTTCCTGCAGACCGACGCTGCCATCAACCGGGGCAACTCCGGCGGCCCGCTGCTGAACCTGAAGGGTGAGGTGGTCGGCATCAACACCGCCATCAACCCCGCGGGCCAGAACATCGGCTTTGCGGTGCCCATCAGCCAGGTGAACCGCATCATCAAGGAGCTGCGCAGCGGCAAGCCCGTGAGTCGCGGCTACCTCGGCATCGGCCCCCTGGAACTGGATCAGGCCTACCAGGATGCCCTGGGCGTGAAGGCGGGCGTGGTGGTGAGCACCGTCGAGAAGGGCCAGGCGGCCGACAAGGCCGGCGTCCAACGCCTGGATGTGATCACGGCCCTCGACGGCCAGCCCGTCCGAAGCCCCGAGGACCTGGTGACCATGGTCTCCAGCCGCCGGGCCGGGGAGACGCTCAAGCTCACCCTCTGGCGGGACGGCAAGAGCCTCACCGTCACGGCCACCCTGGGCGACCGGAAGGCCCTCGAGGACCAGCGCCGCCGCGAGGCCGGCGAAGAGCCCGAGGACGAGCAGGGTCCCAAGCCCCAGGGCGACCTGAAGAGCATCAACCTGGAAAAGGCCTACGGCTTCACCGTGGAGCCCTTGGATGTGAAGAACCGGCTCAAGGGCGTGGTGGTGACCTCCGTGGATCCCCGCTCCCCGGCCGCGGACCGGGGCTTGGCCCAGGGCATGGTCATCACGGAGGTGGGCCGCCAGCCCGTGAACAGCCTCGCCGAGTTCAACGCCCAGGTGAAGAAGGCCTTGGGTCGCACCCTGCTGCTCTATATCCAGTCCCCGAACGGGGCCCAGAAGGTCACCCTGGCCATCCCGCCCCGCTGA
- a CDS encoding response regulator produces MGQRLLLVDSDRSFLKEHQVSLEAAFDLEVAASPEGVVPRLERGDFAAVLICVEVADNKGYALCSSLRKNAALEGLKVALISAKATEEEYRRHQSLKGKADLYLHKPIAPSALVAALTPLVPGRVLDPDNPLGELVDTELGDDWLDGLRNALDGPAAAAEPAAFAPSAGPATVPTPGLATAVQDAPRDNARIHQLETEVAALREELRTKDQRLRQTEGELQQHLGSVTLNLDEAARRDREAEGLKARLAEAETALRQLQETQVREGEGAESLKAQLKEALGERADLIAQVEALNQQVGDKAQRAIELLKERDRLLHENLDLEPFRAKAQELAQELEAARLSHGEALAAKDEALAGKQQALEAALEAQGQLNATLEGLVGQHATLEGVHQAALLEVAGYKEKAHVLQLEVAGLEATMRGQGRDLAELSTRLRQVEEELATSQAQLQEREQQLAVSREEAAQLGDQVAEFRQRLDEATIQHDGERLELMNGLDQKEAQLSRMAQALADQQDAHSALVQEKQAVHGQLSEHRERLQSLDALLQEVQERLRRGSDLAKG; encoded by the coding sequence ATGGGCCAGCGCCTCCTCCTCGTGGACAGCGACCGGAGCTTCCTCAAGGAGCACCAGGTCAGCCTTGAGGCGGCCTTCGACCTCGAGGTGGCGGCCTCGCCGGAGGGTGTGGTGCCGCGCCTGGAGCGCGGCGACTTCGCCGCGGTGCTCATCTGCGTGGAGGTGGCGGACAACAAGGGCTACGCCCTCTGCTCCAGCCTGCGCAAGAATGCGGCCCTGGAGGGCCTGAAGGTGGCCCTCATCAGCGCCAAGGCCACGGAGGAGGAATACCGCCGCCACCAGAGCCTGAAGGGCAAGGCCGACCTCTACCTCCACAAGCCCATCGCCCCCAGCGCCCTTGTGGCCGCGCTCACGCCCCTGGTGCCCGGTCGCGTCCTCGACCCTGACAATCCCCTGGGCGAGCTGGTGGACACGGAGCTGGGCGACGACTGGCTGGATGGCCTGAGGAACGCCCTGGATGGCCCGGCCGCCGCCGCGGAACCGGCGGCCTTCGCCCCGTCGGCAGGCCCGGCGACAGTCCCGACTCCGGGCCTGGCGACGGCCGTCCAAGATGCCCCTCGGGACAACGCCCGGATCCACCAGCTGGAAACCGAGGTGGCGGCCCTGCGCGAGGAGCTGCGCACCAAGGATCAGCGCCTCCGCCAGACCGAGGGGGAGCTCCAGCAGCACCTGGGCTCCGTGACCCTGAACCTCGACGAGGCGGCCCGCCGGGACCGGGAGGCCGAAGGCCTGAAGGCGCGGCTCGCGGAAGCGGAAACGGCCCTGCGCCAGCTGCAGGAGACCCAGGTCCGGGAGGGCGAGGGGGCCGAGTCCCTGAAGGCGCAGCTGAAGGAGGCCCTGGGGGAACGGGCCGACCTGATCGCCCAGGTGGAAGCCCTGAACCAGCAGGTGGGCGACAAGGCCCAGCGTGCCATCGAGCTGCTCAAGGAGCGCGACCGCCTGCTCCACGAGAACCTGGATCTGGAGCCTTTCCGCGCCAAGGCGCAGGAGCTGGCCCAGGAACTGGAAGCCGCCCGCCTCAGCCACGGGGAGGCGCTTGCCGCCAAGGACGAGGCCCTCGCCGGCAAGCAGCAGGCCCTGGAAGCGGCCCTGGAGGCCCAGGGCCAGCTGAACGCCACGCTTGAAGGACTTGTCGGCCAGCACGCCACGCTGGAGGGCGTCCACCAGGCCGCCCTGCTGGAAGTGGCGGGGTACAAGGAGAAGGCTCATGTCCTGCAGCTCGAGGTAGCGGGTCTGGAGGCCACCATGCGCGGCCAGGGCCGGGACCTTGCCGAGCTCAGCACCCGCCTCCGGCAGGTGGAGGAGGAGCTGGCGACCAGCCAGGCCCAGCTCCAGGAACGGGAGCAGCAGCTGGCGGTCAGCCGGGAGGAGGCCGCCCAGCTGGGCGACCAGGTCGCGGAATTCCGCCAGCGGCTCGACGAGGCCACCATCCAGCACGATGGCGAGCGCCTGGAGCTGATGAACGGCCTGGATCAGAAAGAGGCGCAGCTGAGCCGCATGGCCCAGGCCCTGGCGGACCAGCAGGATGCGCACAGCGCCCTGGTGCAGGAGAAGCAGGCCGTCCACGGCCAGCTCTCCGAGCACCGTGAGCGCCTCCAGAGCCTCGACGCCCTGCTCCAGGAAGTCCAGGAGCGCTTGCGCCGCGGCTCCGACCTCGCGAAGGGCTGA
- a CDS encoding hemolysin family protein: MNLAAALICAALLLTSAFFVMAEFAAVRVRSTQLEALVGADPRAAFALEVHRNLGHHLSSIQAGIVLCALALGAVGEELFSHGFRAAFGHLPWPALVAPLSSGLALLVMTTLDVVLAELVPRSLAIRAAVPWALRTAGPLLAWSRLVRPLTWCLTRLSHMVLRIFGVHPEADAEDMLPSEAEFRRMLERSQAEGRLELDRKELIENLFDFSRRTVKEIAVPRARVVCFDLAHSLAENLALARTTVHTRLPLVEGDLDRVVGVIHMKDLLWAMQDGGGVVNLRALARPAFFVPEMKLIQGLLLEFQQRKQHLALVVNEHGGVDGLVTLEDVLEELVGEIQDEFDREAIQLRKTRGGAWLAQGNVMLEQLVDHLRLDLQAEAGSVSLGGFFQERLGRVLRPGDELRLQGWRIRVLSMRGLAPGQFLLKPLPPGNGDAGSD; this comes from the coding sequence GTGAACCTCGCCGCGGCCCTCATCTGCGCCGCCCTCCTCCTGACCAGTGCCTTCTTCGTCATGGCCGAGTTCGCCGCCGTGCGCGTGCGGTCCACGCAGCTGGAGGCCCTGGTGGGCGCCGATCCCCGGGCGGCCTTCGCCCTGGAGGTGCATCGAAACCTGGGCCACCACCTCTCCTCCATCCAGGCGGGCATCGTGCTGTGCGCCCTGGCCCTGGGCGCCGTGGGCGAGGAGCTGTTCAGCCACGGCTTCCGCGCCGCGTTCGGCCACCTGCCCTGGCCCGCGCTGGTGGCCCCCCTGAGCTCGGGCCTGGCCCTGCTGGTGATGACCACCCTGGATGTGGTGCTGGCGGAGCTGGTGCCCCGCAGCCTGGCCATCCGGGCCGCCGTGCCCTGGGCCCTGCGCACCGCCGGGCCGCTGCTGGCCTGGTCCCGCCTCGTGCGCCCCCTCACCTGGTGCCTGACGCGCCTGAGCCACATGGTCCTGCGCATCTTCGGCGTCCACCCCGAGGCCGACGCCGAGGACATGCTGCCTTCGGAGGCCGAGTTCCGCCGCATGCTCGAGCGCAGCCAGGCCGAGGGCCGCCTGGAGCTGGACCGCAAGGAGCTCATCGAGAACCTGTTCGACTTCAGCCGCCGCACAGTGAAGGAGATCGCCGTGCCCCGGGCCCGCGTGGTGTGCTTCGATCTGGCCCACAGCCTGGCGGAGAACCTCGCCCTCGCCCGCACCACCGTCCACACCCGCCTCCCGCTGGTGGAGGGCGACCTGGACCGCGTGGTGGGCGTCATCCACATGAAGGACCTGCTCTGGGCCATGCAGGATGGCGGCGGCGTCGTGAACCTGAGGGCCCTGGCCCGCCCGGCCTTCTTCGTGCCTGAGATGAAGCTCATCCAGGGCCTGCTGCTGGAGTTCCAGCAGCGCAAGCAGCACCTGGCCCTGGTGGTGAACGAGCATGGCGGCGTGGATGGCCTGGTCACCCTCGAGGATGTGCTGGAGGAACTGGTCGGAGAGATCCAGGACGAGTTCGACCGCGAGGCCATCCAGTTGCGGAAGACCCGCGGCGGTGCCTGGCTGGCCCAGGGCAATGTGATGCTGGAGCAGCTGGTGGATCACCTGCGGCTGGACCTGCAGGCCGAGGCGGGCTCCGTCAGCCTCGGCGGTTTCTTCCAGGAGCGCCTGGGCCGCGTGCTGCGCCCTGGCGACGAGCTGCGGCTCCAGGGCTGGCGCATCCGCGTCCTCTCCATGCGCGGTTTGGCGCCGGGCCAGTTCCTGCTGAAGCCCCTGCCCCCCGGGAACGGTGATGCCGGGAGCGATTGA
- a CDS encoding NTP transferase domain-containing protein, with amino-acid sequence MPGAIEGFLLAAGLGTRMGVLSRCLPKPAWTLRGRPLLQWGAEALRQGGARRLGCNAHLWPERLRAVAEGLEVFDEPELLGSAGGLLHARGRVAGELLTWNADIWADEVPFEVLRARHREARATLSWLLVPHPGGDWNPVWMDHEGRVLPKGVAGPWGPYHFTGAAAWSPEALALLPEGPSEVNDLRPRLAALPMGHQGVVVEPFPWREVGTAGALIETAAELAPQEEGRLPGCYLHPAARLPQGSTGRLTRCVLGPGAALHPAMADADALWFEEDGNQVRLGL; translated from the coding sequence ATGCCGGGAGCGATTGAGGGGTTCCTCCTGGCCGCGGGGCTGGGCACCCGCATGGGGGTGCTGAGCCGCTGCCTGCCCAAGCCCGCCTGGACGCTCCGAGGTCGTCCCCTGCTCCAGTGGGGCGCGGAAGCCCTGCGGCAGGGAGGGGCAAGGCGCCTCGGCTGCAACGCCCACCTGTGGCCCGAGCGGCTGCGGGCCGTGGCCGAGGGGCTCGAGGTCTTCGACGAACCCGAGCTGCTGGGCAGTGCCGGAGGCCTGCTGCACGCGCGGGGCCGCGTGGCCGGGGAACTCCTCACCTGGAACGCCGACATCTGGGCCGATGAGGTACCTTTCGAGGTTCTGCGGGCGCGGCACCGCGAGGCGCGGGCCACCCTCAGCTGGTTGCTGGTACCCCATCCCGGCGGCGACTGGAACCCGGTGTGGATGGACCACGAGGGCCGCGTGCTGCCGAAGGGCGTGGCGGGTCCCTGGGGTCCCTATCACTTCACCGGCGCCGCGGCCTGGTCGCCGGAGGCCCTGGCCCTGCTGCCTGAAGGGCCCAGCGAGGTGAACGACCTGCGGCCCCGCCTGGCCGCGCTCCCCATGGGCCATCAGGGCGTGGTGGTGGAGCCCTTCCCCTGGCGCGAAGTGGGCACCGCCGGGGCCCTGATCGAGACCGCCGCCGAGCTGGCCCCGCAGGAGGAAGGCCGCCTGCCCGGCTGCTACCTCCACCCCGCGGCCCGGCTCCCCCAGGGATCTACCGGGCGCCTCACCCGCTGCGTCCTGGGCCCCGGCGCCGCCCTGCATCCCGCCATGGCCGACGCCGACGCCCTGTGGTTCGAGGAGGACGGGAACCAGGTGCGGCTGGGGCTCTGA
- a CDS encoding serine hydrolase domain-containing protein, producing the protein MLLSLHLALNLAKHLPGRWLVCLWAGLLPLRADDAIDAFMRQQMDRAHIPGAAVAVIRNGRLEKLAAYGTASLETGVPVTPDTPFQIASATKLFTGVLLMQLVEEGKVDLDAPISTYVGEVPAPWRSITVRHLAAHASGMKPKMVGEPGQSLAQVMKAAQALPLAAAPGAVSAYGSDDFSVLALILEKAGGRPFPDLLRERVWKPLGMNRTAFEDVTEVGAVRTAEVIPGRASVYQWRGDRQRLHWFLYPVHAYAAGGAFVSLQDEASLLLAIDQGRLLSPRSREALWTPFRLKDGRPAGFGAAWSTGTLAGRPTTGHSGGPALSDVLYLPKERLGVIVFTNQQRLFPSLARALAARLLPPGPFAAEAAPADPDAPLTARHRALIEALGRGQADPAAFSGEAAAALPEAKPWLDLQLQPYGPLTRLVFQAERSEGGLRVRTYRAFHESGATVAWTLTLEGQGRISDFDLKEE; encoded by the coding sequence ATGCTCCTGTCCCTGCACCTGGCACTGAACTTGGCCAAACACCTGCCCGGCCGCTGGCTGGTCTGCCTGTGGGCCGGCCTCCTGCCCCTCCGGGCCGACGATGCGATCGACGCCTTCATGCGCCAGCAGATGGACCGGGCCCACATCCCCGGCGCCGCCGTGGCCGTGATCCGGAACGGCCGCCTCGAGAAGCTGGCCGCCTACGGCACCGCCAGCCTGGAAACCGGCGTCCCGGTGACACCGGACACGCCCTTCCAGATCGCCTCGGCCACCAAGCTCTTCACGGGCGTGCTGCTCATGCAGCTGGTGGAGGAGGGCAAGGTGGACCTCGACGCGCCCATCTCCACCTATGTGGGCGAGGTGCCCGCCCCCTGGCGGTCCATCACCGTCCGCCACCTGGCCGCCCACGCGTCGGGCATGAAGCCCAAGATGGTGGGCGAGCCGGGTCAGAGCCTTGCCCAGGTGATGAAGGCGGCCCAGGCCCTGCCGCTCGCCGCGGCACCCGGCGCGGTGTCGGCCTATGGATCGGATGACTTCTCGGTGCTGGCCCTGATCCTGGAGAAGGCCGGCGGCCGGCCCTTCCCCGACCTGCTGCGCGAGCGCGTGTGGAAGCCTCTGGGTATGAACCGCACCGCCTTCGAGGATGTCACCGAAGTTGGGGCGGTGCGCACCGCGGAGGTGATTCCCGGGCGGGCCAGCGTCTACCAATGGCGGGGCGACCGCCAGCGCCTGCACTGGTTCCTCTACCCCGTCCACGCCTATGCCGCCGGGGGCGCCTTCGTGAGCCTGCAGGACGAAGCCAGCCTCCTCCTGGCCATCGACCAGGGGCGCCTGCTCAGCCCCAGGAGCCGGGAGGCTCTGTGGACGCCTTTCCGCCTGAAGGACGGCCGGCCTGCGGGCTTCGGCGCCGCCTGGAGCACGGGCACCCTGGCGGGCCGGCCCACCACGGGCCACAGCGGTGGCCCGGCCCTCTCCGATGTGCTCTACCTCCCCAAGGAGCGCCTGGGGGTCATCGTCTTCACCAACCAGCAGCGCCTCTTCCCCAGCCTGGCCCGGGCCTTGGCCGCGCGCCTCCTCCCGCCCGGGCCCTTCGCAGCCGAGGCCGCCCCGGCGGACCCCGACGCCCCGCTGACGGCTCGCCATCGCGCCCTGATCGAGGCGCTGGGCCGCGGCCAGGCCGATCCCGCGGCCTTCAGCGGTGAGGCCGCCGCCGCGCTGCCCGAGGCCAAACCCTGGCTCGATCTCCAGCTGCAGCCCTATGGCCCCCTCACCCGCCTGGTCTTCCAGGCGGAGCGTTCGGAGGGTGGCCTTCGCGTGCGCACCTATCGGGCCTTCCACGAGAGCGGCGCCACGGTGGCCTGGACGCTCACCCTGGAAGGCCAGGGCCGCATCTCAGACTTCGACCTGAAGGAGGAGTAG